A stretch of the Mesorhizobium sp. Pch-S genome encodes the following:
- a CDS encoding DedA family protein — translation MTETLHRFIEQYGLLAVFLGCMAEGETVAMLGGFFAHQHVFAVWQMLLAVFAGAFAGDAAFFALGRSFAQTRLVQRVSRKPGFDRARQLVTDHPNIYVLSNRYVYGMRILGGVVAGLSGITTARFLVLNAISAAVWATLFCGFGYLFGVGAEQIVGRALLHHERLLVAFAIGVIVMTAAITVARHLLRREKARENRTGQANQIGAP, via the coding sequence ATGACGGAAACCCTTCATCGATTCATCGAACAGTATGGATTGCTGGCCGTTTTCCTGGGTTGCATGGCGGAGGGCGAAACCGTTGCCATGCTCGGGGGCTTCTTTGCCCATCAGCACGTCTTCGCAGTCTGGCAGATGCTGCTGGCCGTCTTTGCCGGCGCGTTTGCCGGTGACGCAGCCTTCTTCGCGCTTGGGAGAAGTTTCGCCCAGACTAGACTTGTGCAGCGTGTCAGCCGCAAGCCCGGTTTCGATCGCGCCCGTCAGCTCGTCACCGACCACCCGAACATCTACGTGCTGTCAAACCGTTATGTCTACGGCATGCGCATCCTGGGTGGTGTGGTTGCCGGTCTTTCCGGAATCACGACGGCGCGGTTCCTTGTCTTGAACGCCATTTCAGCCGCGGTCTGGGCGACGCTGTTCTGCGGTTTCGGCTATCTCTTCGGTGTTGGCGCGGAACAAATCGTCGGCCGCGCCCTGCTCCACCACGAACGCCTGCTGGTCGCGTTCGCGATCGGCGTCATCGTCATGACGGCTGCAATCACTGTTGCCCGCCACCTGCTTCGTCGTGAAAAAGCCCGTGAAAACCGGACCGGCCAAGCAAATCAGATCGGCGCGCCGTAA
- a CDS encoding diacylglycerol kinase produces the protein MKRLIDAFHNSVRAFRRLAQSEAAFQQELMLLVLAIPLGWFVATSWSGYALLIGAVLVLIMVEVLNTGIEATCDAISREFNIDIQLAKDCGSLAVLISIVLAAGIWLFAIVERLYGAPI, from the coding sequence ATGAAGCGGCTGATCGACGCCTTCCACAACTCCGTTCGCGCATTCCGCCGGCTCGCGCAAAGCGAAGCGGCCTTCCAGCAGGAATTGATGCTGCTTGTGCTGGCCATTCCGCTCGGCTGGTTCGTCGCGACAAGCTGGAGCGGCTATGCGCTGTTGATCGGTGCGGTTCTCGTCCTCATCATGGTGGAGGTCCTGAACACCGGTATCGAGGCGACCTGTGATGCCATCAGCCGCGAATTCAACATCGATATCCAGCTCGCCAAGGACTGCGGCTCTCTTGCCGTGCTGATCTCCATTGTCCTTGCTGCGGGCATCTGGCTGTTCGCCATTGTCGAGCGCCTTTACGGCGCGCCGATCTGA
- a CDS encoding GGDEF domain-containing protein, giving the protein MQPAAVTPERSSDIATTVVATMRQLGVIAMPRNYEIFYEALAGTNPELSLAVLDLSKRPTQDDLDRIGRRFFAQNHKHGIVDHVRDVLARELEDIASLLRNERSHIEKYGKILDETSDGLANRSVISKELLEKIVGAVSTATASTIDHGKQVASTLGDKTAELESVKSKLEEYKRLADTDPLTQVWNRRAFDAEIARIYNSNKGILFNALILADIDRFKEINDRYGHPVGDKILKDIADVFQTSVSTGMFVARTGGEEFALIIEGASEEATFDIAERIRILIEQTPFVSSQSGASYGTVTISMGICMASEAIGPEDLYSKADRALYRSKVEGRNRVTRHSVMGGRASKNWLIYKKD; this is encoded by the coding sequence ATGCAGCCGGCAGCCGTCACGCCTGAGCGGAGTTCCGATATTGCGACCACTGTCGTGGCGACGATGCGGCAACTCGGCGTCATTGCGATGCCTCGCAATTACGAGATTTTCTATGAAGCGCTGGCTGGAACAAATCCGGAGCTCAGCCTCGCCGTGCTCGACCTCAGCAAGCGGCCAACACAGGATGATCTGGACCGGATCGGGCGCAGGTTCTTCGCTCAAAACCACAAGCACGGCATCGTCGACCATGTGCGTGATGTTCTGGCACGTGAACTGGAAGATATTGCCTCGCTACTGCGCAACGAGCGCAGCCATATCGAGAAATATGGCAAGATACTCGACGAGACTTCCGATGGACTTGCCAACCGCAGCGTGATTTCCAAGGAACTGCTGGAAAAGATCGTCGGCGCGGTTTCGACGGCAACCGCCTCGACCATCGATCACGGCAAGCAGGTTGCGAGCACGTTGGGCGACAAGACGGCCGAGCTTGAAAGCGTCAAGTCGAAGCTTGAGGAATACAAGCGCCTTGCCGACACCGATCCCTTGACCCAGGTTTGGAACCGCCGTGCTTTCGATGCCGAGATCGCGCGTATCTACAACAGCAACAAGGGCATCCTGTTCAATGCACTGATCCTGGCCGACATCGACCGCTTCAAGGAAATCAACGACCGCTACGGCCACCCGGTGGGCGACAAGATCCTCAAGGACATCGCCGACGTGTTCCAGACCAGTGTCTCCACCGGCATGTTCGTTGCCCGAACAGGAGGTGAGGAATTCGCCCTCATCATCGAAGGCGCCAGCGAGGAAGCAACTTTCGACATTGCCGAACGCATCCGCATCCTGATCGAGCAGACACCCTTCGTCAGCAGTCAGAGTGGCGCCAGCTACGGTACGGTGACGATCTCGATGGGCATCTGCATGGCTTCAGAGGCCATCGGACCTGAAGATCTCTATTCCAAGGCCGACCGTGCTCTTTACCGCTCCAAGGTCGAGGGCCGCAATCGCGTCACGCGCCATTCAGTCATGGGCGGACGTGCAAGCAAGAACTGGCTGATCTACAAGAAAGACTAG
- a CDS encoding MbcA/ParS/Xre antitoxin family protein has product MSTRTAAAPRAEESAVITKATLRAAERLDVTARALSMIIGVSEATVSRMRKSEFLLDRGSKPFELAVLFIRLFRSLDAITGGDETVARAWLRNANTALDGKPLEKILTVTGLVDVIGYLDARRALV; this is encoded by the coding sequence ATGTCTACCAGGACTGCAGCAGCCCCCCGCGCGGAAGAAAGCGCCGTCATCACCAAGGCAACGCTACGGGCCGCGGAACGGCTGGACGTTACCGCGCGAGCCTTGTCCATGATCATCGGCGTTTCCGAGGCGACGGTTTCGCGCATGCGCAAGAGCGAGTTCCTGCTCGACAGAGGTTCAAAGCCATTCGAACTGGCAGTCCTGTTCATACGCCTGTTTCGATCGCTCGACGCCATCACCGGCGGTGACGAGACCGTGGCGCGCGCATGGCTGCGCAACGCCAACACGGCGCTGGATGGCAAGCCGCTGGAGAAAATCCTGACCGTTACCGGACTCGTCGATGTCATTGGCTATCTGGACGCCCGCCGCGCTCTCGTCTGA
- a CDS encoding RES family NAD+ phosphorylase, with translation MSLAIWTPAALSSEAIGLDGTCWRMVEAQHHVSTLKLVDTLDEQTLLEQLIEDTKPHIPLECRHLHYLLATPFRYGSVYPYGSRFRRAGRTLGVYYAAATIATAVAEMSFYRLLFFAESPDTPWPRDAAEYTAFSAAYRTDRALDLTRPPLDSNKGAWTHPTDYVATQALADTARETGLKAIRYQSVRDPDGKNLALLTCTIFNNPQPMEWQTWRVRLSASGVQALCEFPPRRIGFERTAFAGDPRLAALNWDRGKG, from the coding sequence ATGTCATTGGCTATCTGGACGCCCGCCGCGCTCTCGTCTGAGGCAATCGGCCTCGACGGGACGTGCTGGCGCATGGTGGAGGCGCAACACCATGTCTCCACGCTGAAACTCGTCGATACGCTGGATGAACAGACGCTGCTGGAACAACTGATAGAAGACACCAAGCCGCATATTCCGCTCGAATGCCGGCATCTGCACTATCTGCTCGCCACCCCGTTCCGCTACGGCTCCGTCTATCCTTACGGCTCGCGGTTCCGTCGCGCCGGACGGACGCTCGGCGTCTACTATGCGGCTGCAACCATCGCCACCGCAGTCGCGGAAATGTCGTTCTACCGGCTGCTGTTCTTTGCGGAGTCACCCGACACGCCATGGCCACGGGACGCCGCCGAGTACACTGCGTTTTCAGCCGCATACCGCACCGACAGGGCGCTTGATCTCACCAGGCCGCCACTGGACAGCAACAAAGGCGCATGGACGCACCCAACCGACTACGTGGCCACTCAAGCTCTTGCGGATACCGCGCGCGAAACAGGTCTGAAAGCCATCCGCTATCAGTCCGTACGGGATCCGGACGGCAAGAATCTCGCTTTGTTGACCTGTACGATCTTCAACAACCCGCAACCGATGGAATGGCAGACTTGGCGTGTGCGCCTCAGTGCGTCCGGCGTGCAGGCTTTGTGTGAATTTCCGCCGCGCCGCATCGGTTTCGAGCGTACCGCCTTTGCCGGCGATCCGCGGCTTGCAGCATTAAACTGGGATCGTGGCAAAGGCTGA
- a CDS encoding LysR substrate-binding domain-containing protein: MRARWWVTVSLTKRNIAICHKECLCMRMKLPPIAAIRAFEAAARYQSFTRAAEELGMTQAAVSYQIKLLEDRIGVPLFVREPRQVTLTAAGRKLSPKVTEALDLLGSAFVEVARKPDLHLIISTLPTVASTWLVPRLSSFQAANPEVRIKLHTSNDSMDFAREDIDVMIRGSDSVLPEHEVFSLFPMEYAPVCTADYRERHAITQPADLLKVRRFGALSWWAHWLTGAGVENGSDDSRMDLVIGVQSIDVGLTLRGQGVAMVMPIFFADELSSGRLIRPFQHIGRDDRSYSLVYPKSRRQSRKIRLFREWVIAEAEATRSAFATIPV; encoded by the coding sequence GTGAGAGCAAGATGGTGGGTAACGGTCAGCCTGACAAAGCGAAATATCGCTATCTGCCATAAAGAATGCTTATGTATGCGCATGAAGCTGCCGCCTATTGCCGCCATTCGGGCCTTTGAGGCCGCCGCAAGATATCAAAGCTTCACGCGCGCCGCTGAGGAGCTCGGCATGACGCAGGCGGCAGTCAGCTATCAGATAAAGCTGTTGGAAGACCGCATTGGCGTTCCGCTTTTTGTGCGTGAGCCAAGGCAGGTGACCTTGACGGCGGCAGGCCGGAAGCTGTCGCCAAAGGTCACCGAGGCGTTGGATTTGCTGGGCTCCGCCTTTGTCGAAGTGGCGAGGAAGCCTGATCTGCATCTGATCATATCGACATTGCCGACAGTCGCCTCGACCTGGCTCGTACCGCGTCTGTCGTCTTTCCAGGCTGCAAATCCGGAGGTCCGGATCAAGTTGCATACGTCGAATGACAGCATGGATTTTGCCAGGGAAGACATCGATGTGATGATCCGGGGCAGCGACAGCGTGCTGCCGGAACATGAGGTCTTCTCGCTGTTTCCGATGGAGTATGCGCCGGTCTGCACGGCTGACTATCGCGAGCGGCATGCCATCACGCAACCCGCTGATCTTCTGAAAGTTCGCAGGTTTGGAGCGCTTAGCTGGTGGGCGCATTGGCTCACCGGCGCCGGTGTCGAGAACGGCAGCGACGACAGCCGCATGGATCTGGTGATCGGCGTTCAGAGCATTGACGTCGGATTGACCTTGCGGGGGCAGGGTGTCGCCATGGTGATGCCGATTTTTTTCGCCGACGAATTGAGCAGCGGCCGGCTGATACGGCCCTTCCAGCATATCGGGCGTGACGACCGCAGCTACAGTCTGGTCTATCCAAAGTCGCGCCGGCAGTCGCGAAAGATCAGGCTTTTCCGCGAATGGGTCATCGCCGAAGCAGAGGCGACGCGCTCAGCCTTTGCCACGATCCCAGTTTAA